ACCTCACGGTGTCCTCCCGCTCGCCCGAGGCACTGGCGCGCGACAAGCGCACCATCCGCGCCTCGGCCGGCAAGTCCTACCTCAAGCTGGAGTGGTGCGACCGCGAGCACCACCGGGCGTTCGTCAACACCCTGCCGTTCGCGACCGGGATCCGCCGCTAAGCCGCTGGGAGGCGCGTACGTCATGGCCATGATCGATCCGATCGGAGCGCTCACCGAGGCGTTCACCAGCTTCCTGTTCGGGAAGGTGGAGACGACCCGGCTGCCCGTACGCACCTCCACCGGCCAGGCCCAGGCGGTCTACCTGCCCACCGCGGCCCCCGGTCTCGGCGACTCCGGCGTGATCATCGGCCGTGAGGTCTACAGCGGCAAGGGATACATCTACGACCCGTTCCAGCTCTACGGACAGCAGCTGCCCGCCCCGCACTGGCTGGTCCTCGGCGAGTCCGGCAACGGCAAGTCGGCGCTGGAGAAGACCTACGTCCTGCGGCAGTTGAGGTTCCGGGACCGTCAGGTCGTGGTGCTGGACGCCCAGGGTGAGGACGGCGTCGGCGAGTGGAACCTCATCGCCCAGGAGCTGGGGATAACTCCCATCCGCCTGGACCCGACCGCCGCCCTCAACGGCGGGATCCGCCTCAACCCCCTCGACCCGTCGATCACCACCACCGGCCAGCTGGCCCTGCTGCGGACGATCATCGAGGTCGCGATGGGCCACGGCCTGGACGAACGCTCCGGCTTCGCCCTCAAGGTCGCGCACGCCTATGTGACCGAGACCATCACCCACCGGCAGCCCGTCCTGACCGACATCGTCGAGCAGCTGCGGCATCCGGAGGCGGAGTCCGCGGAGGCGATGAATGTCGACATAGACGACGTCCGGGCCTGGGGTCTGGACGTGGCGCTGGTGCTCGACCGGCTCGTCGACGGCGACCTGCGCGGCATGTTCGACGGCCCGACGACGGCGGGCATCGACCTCGACGCCCCGCTGATCGTCTTCGACCTGTCGCACATCGACCGCAACTCCATCGCGATGCCGATCCTGATGGCGATCGTCGGTGTCTGGCTGGAGCACACCTGGATCCGCCCCGACCGCAGGAAGCGCATCTTCCTGGTGGAAGAGGCCTGGCACATCATCAACTCCCCGTTCGTGGCGCAGCTCTTCCAGCGGCTGCTGAAGTTCGGCCGACGGCTCGGCCTGTCGTTCGTGGCCGTCGTGCACCACCTCAGCGACGTGGTCGACGGCGCCGCCGCACGGGAGGCCGCGGC
This genomic stretch from Streptomyces nigrescens harbors:
- a CDS encoding ATP-binding protein, with amino-acid sequence MIDPIGALTEAFTSFLFGKVETTRLPVRTSTGQAQAVYLPTAAPGLGDSGVIIGREVYSGKGYIYDPFQLYGQQLPAPHWLVLGESGNGKSALEKTYVLRQLRFRDRQVVVLDAQGEDGVGEWNLIAQELGITPIRLDPTAALNGGIRLNPLDPSITTTGQLALLRTIIEVAMGHGLDERSGFALKVAHAYVTETITHRQPVLTDIVEQLRHPEAESAEAMNVDIDDVRAWGLDVALVLDRLVDGDLRGMFDGPTTAGIDLDAPLIVFDLSHIDRNSIAMPILMAIVGVWLEHTWIRPDRRKRIFLVEEAWHIINSPFVAQLFQRLLKFGRRLGLSFVAVVHHLSDVVDGAAAREAAAILKMASTRTIYAQKADEARATGRVLGLPRWAVEIIPTLTPGIAVWDVNGNVQVVKHLITEAERPLVFTDRAMTEASAMSEASAMPTDEARAVQAAADAEAEARAEAMAMERQWRDESSETVA